The proteins below are encoded in one region of Candidatus Edwardsbacteria bacterium:
- a CDS encoding four helix bundle protein produces MIRSYADLEVYQESYKLVLEIYQISKAMPEAERRELGYQLRRAAVSIPANIAEGCGRKESVAEFKHFLRTALGSNNEVRVLVDLVHDLG; encoded by the coding sequence GTGATTCGAAGCTATGCTGATTTAGAGGTTTATCAAGAAAGCTACAAGTTAGTTTTGGAGATATATCAAATCAGTAAAGCGATGCCTGAAGCCGAACGGCGTGAGTTGGGATATCAACTGCGAAGAGCAGCGGTATCAATCCCGGCAAACATTGCTGAAGGCTGCGGTAGAAAAGAATCAGTTGCTGAATTCAAACACTTCCTGCGAACCGCTCTGGGCTCAAACAACGAAGTGCGGGTACTAGTCGATCTAGTCCATGATTTAGG